The genomic DNA GATGTCCACGCGCCGCGCGTCGGCCAGCACCATCAGCTGGCTCACGCTCTCGCGCAGCAGGGTTTCGATGTCGACCGCTTCGCGCGAGGGCGCGAGCGGGCGTCCCGGCGCGTCCTGCCGCGAGAGGCTCAGCAACTGCTCGATCAGGTGCTGCGCGCGCGTGACGCCGGCCTCGAGCTGGTTGAAGCGCTCGGTGGCTTCGCCGGCGGGCACGTGCGCGCGCAGGTTCTCGATCTGCAGGCCGATCGCGGCCATCGGCGTGCGCAGCTCGTGAGCCGCGTCCTGCACGAAGCGGCGCTGCGTGGCGAAGGCACTGCGCACGCGCGACAGCAGGTGGTTGAACGCGTGGACCAGCGGCGCGATCTCGTCCGGCACGCGCGCCAGCGACAGCTCGGTGGGGCGGCGCTCGTCCTGCGAGGCCACGTCGCGCGCCACCGCGCGCAGCGAGCGCGAAGCCGCCGACACGATGAGCCAGAGGATCAGCAAGGCCAGCGGCAGCAGCAGCGCGATGGGCAGTCCTTCGAGCAGCGCGCGGCGCAGCGCCCGGCGCCGGCGGTAGTCCTCGTTCTGCAGCACCTGCACGCGCGGCTGGTCGGCGCGCGGCCCGGCCTCGGCCGTGAACACGCGCCAGCGCGACGGCGTGGGCGCATCGGCGCGCGCATCGCTGAAACCCGGCCGCGGCTGCAGCGGCACCACGGCCAGCGGCGGCCAGGAAACCGCGCGCAGCGTGCGGCCATCGGCGCTCCAGAGCTGGACCACGAAGGAGCCGCGCACCAGGGCGGCATTGCCGTCGAGCGGGCGCGGGGTCCCGGACTGGCCGCTGCCCGCATAGGAATCGGCCACCAGCCGCATCTGCTCGTCGAGCGCGTTGTGCACCAGGTCGCCATAGGCCACGAAGGTGAACCACGCCGTGAGCGCCGCCGCCACCAGGTGCAGCGTGACGAGCCAGAACAGCAGTTGGGTGCGCAGCGAGCGCGGGCGCCACCAGCGGCCGCCGCGCACAGAGGTCATTGGCAAACCTCCGTGCTTCGCACTGCGGTGCGAGCCCCCTTCGGAGCGGCCGGGCGGGGGCTCATGCCGCAACGCGCCAGCCGAGCCCGCGCACGTTGCGGATCGAATCGGCGCCGAGCTTG from Variovorax sp. V93 includes the following:
- a CDS encoding sensor histidine kinase, with product MTSVRGGRWWRPRSLRTQLLFWLVTLHLVAAALTAWFTFVAYGDLVHNALDEQMRLVADSYAGSGQSGTPRPLDGNAALVRGSFVVQLWSADGRTLRAVSWPPLAVVPLQPRPGFSDARADAPTPSRWRVFTAEAGPRADQPRVQVLQNEDYRRRRALRRALLEGLPIALLLPLALLILWLIVSAASRSLRAVARDVASQDERRPTELSLARVPDEIAPLVHAFNHLLSRVRSAFATQRRFVQDAAHELRTPMAAIGLQIENLRAHVPAGEATERFNQLEAGVTRAQHLIEQLLSLSRQDAPGRPLAPSREAVDIETLLRESVSQLMVLADARRVDIGFEGSIAPVVQAPAAELRSVFDNLIDNALRYAPEGGVVDVRLHEVDGHAVVDVLDNGPGIPASSIGRVFDRFFRVPGAPAGGSGLGLAIARTAAERHGLRVELRNRDEAEGGGGPGLLARVHLPPAATAATAPLTPS